DNA sequence from the Pseudostreptobacillus hongkongensis genome:
CTACTGGTGGTTCTATAATTTACACAATAGACTATCTAAAAGAGATGGGCGTTAAAAATATTTCTGTTTTATCTATAATAGGAGCTCCAGAAGGAATTGAAGCTATAACTAAAAAACATCCTGATATAAACTTATACATTGCAGCTATAGATAAAGGGTTAAATGAACATAAATATATTTACCCAGGTCTTGGTGATGCAGGGGATAGAATATTTGGGACTAAATAATATGAAAATCGTTACTTTTGATAATATTATAGAAATAAATAATTTAATAAGTAAATATGGGTACAAACTATCTCTAAAAGATGCTTGTGGTGCTCAATCTATGCAACTTAAACCCTTATCAGAAGATTGCATTTTAAGTGATTCTTTATATGAAGATATAGAAAATTACTTTAAAAAATTTGAAACAGAAATAGAATATAGTATGGATAAGACATTTATTTTTATAAAAAAGAATTAATTAATATAAAAGGGGCTGTTGCAATAAAAAATAGCTCTAACTATAAAAAAAGAGTAGAAAATTAGAAATTAAAGAATCTAAATTCTACTCTTTTTAAAATATCAAAAAACATAATAAAAAAGGTATAAAA
Encoded proteins:
- a CDS encoding RDAC family protein, translating into MKIVTFDNIIEINNLISKYGYKLSLKDACGAQSMQLKPLSEDCILSDSLYEDIENYFKKFETEIEYSMDKTFIFIKKN